The following proteins are co-located in the Patescibacteria group bacterium genome:
- a CDS encoding DoxX family protein, whose protein sequence is MKKFIQIKEEKLERLKEQNAKIWLTFTRTRPAWGMIPVRIVFGVVLILEGISRFTFVRHNKDSLLAQLPHEWQLTLIIVFSVIEIVGGVMTIPGVLTRFVGMAILVEMFFAIMFEQIPFAFSGDLQTQTLLFGIASLLMFSGPGRYSVDGLIARKILTKYPIEKWRLYVYAETPITKWYE, encoded by the coding sequence ATGAAAAAGTTTATTCAGATAAAAGAAGAGAAACTCGAACGTTTAAAAGAGCAAAACGCCAAGATTTGGCTGACCTTTACCAGAACTCGTCCAGCCTGGGGCATGATTCCAGTCAGAATTGTATTCGGTGTTGTGCTGATTCTTGAAGGTATTTCTCGGTTTACTTTTGTCAGACATAACAAAGACTCGCTCTTAGCTCAGCTGCCACACGAATGGCAACTCACACTAATCATCGTTTTTTCAGTCATCGAAATTGTCGGTGGAGTCATGACTATTCCGGGGGTGCTGACCAGATTTGTGGGCATGGCCATTTTAGTGGAAATGTTTTTTGCCATCATGTTTGAGCAGATTCCGTTTGCCTTTAGCGGTGACTTGCAAACTCAAACTCTACTGTTCGGCATTGCTTCGCTTCTCATGTTCTCCGGTCCCGGCAGATATTCTGTGGACGGGTTGATCGCTCGCAAAATTTTAACAAAGTACCCCATTGAAAAATGGCGTTTGTACGTGTACGCTGAGACTCCGATTACAAAATGGTATGAATAA
- a CDS encoding Mur ligase family protein: protein MKKLVQKIIAGVAKRQLAKFKPTVIAVTGSVGKTSTRSAIAIALEAKYRVRSPMKNYNNEFGLPLAILGEKSPGKDAWGWFKLWKRAVTMKEMPEYLVLEYGADKPGDISYLASIAKPDIAVITAISSVHLSNYPAIEALIEEKASLGDAVKRDGLVLLNANDEVVSLLSSRYSEARVEMYGIDAGDVRAENVRIETKLEESFDPGETFAIMRATLKTKTDEMEIALKNCVSMGAMSAAVAAVAVATKLGVPLSDAVRALEKGMLPINGRLNPLPGIKGALVLDDSYNAAPASVSVALDALMRFTPGEERDRRIAVLGDMAELGPRTESEHRAVGAHVARACDLFIAVGPGMGLAAEAAIAAGLPKDKVERFSTSVEAGRYLDANIQKGDVVLIKGSQSMRMEKAVKDIMGEPLKAPELLVRQEEYWLNS from the coding sequence ATGAAAAAGCTTGTTCAGAAGATCATTGCCGGAGTTGCTAAACGCCAACTCGCTAAATTTAAGCCAACGGTGATTGCCGTTACTGGTTCGGTTGGTAAGACCTCGACTAGATCAGCTATCGCCATCGCGCTTGAGGCAAAATACCGAGTCCGTTCGCCAATGAAGAATTATAATAATGAATTCGGTTTGCCTTTAGCCATTCTCGGTGAGAAGAGTCCCGGGAAAGATGCTTGGGGATGGTTTAAGCTTTGGAAGCGGGCAGTCACCATGAAAGAGATGCCGGAATATTTGGTGCTTGAGTACGGTGCTGACAAACCGGGAGACATTTCGTATCTTGCATCAATTGCCAAGCCGGACATCGCCGTCATCACAGCTATTTCTTCGGTGCATCTTTCAAACTATCCAGCCATTGAAGCCTTGATCGAGGAAAAAGCGTCTCTTGGCGATGCAGTAAAACGGGACGGCCTCGTGCTACTGAACGCGAATGATGAGGTTGTTTCTTTGCTGTCCAGCCGATACTCGGAGGCAAGAGTTGAGATGTACGGGATTGACGCCGGCGACGTGCGCGCCGAGAATGTTCGTATTGAAACGAAGCTTGAAGAAAGCTTTGACCCGGGAGAAACGTTCGCCATCATGCGAGCCACTCTTAAGACGAAGACTGACGAGATGGAAATAGCACTCAAAAACTGTGTGTCGATGGGCGCTATGTCTGCAGCCGTGGCTGCTGTAGCTGTTGCCACGAAGCTCGGCGTCCCGCTTTCTGACGCGGTGCGAGCTCTGGAAAAAGGCATGCTGCCAATTAACGGCAGATTGAATCCACTCCCAGGAATTAAGGGCGCGCTCGTACTCGACGACTCGTATAACGCTGCGCCCGCCTCGGTAAGCGTTGCCCTTGACGCTCTCATGCGCTTCACGCCCGGAGAAGAGCGTGACCGCCGCATCGCCGTCTTGGGCGATATGGCCGAACTCGGCCCTCGAACCGAATCAGAACATCGCGCTGTAGGCGCCCATGTAGCTCGTGCGTGCGATCTGTTCATCGCCGTCGGTCCAGGAATGGGCCTGGCTGCCGAAGCCGCTATTGCCGCTGGCCTGCCGAAGGACAAGGTTGAACGCTTTAGCACATCTGTCGAAGCCGGCCGATATCTGGACGCAAACATCCAAAAAGGCGACGTCGTCCTTATAAAAGGCTCGCAGTCCATGCGCATGGAAAAAGCCGTCAAGGACATCATGGGGGAGCCACTCAAGGCTCCCGAACTCCTCGTTCGGCAGGAGGAATATTGGCTAAACAGTTAA
- the glmS gene encoding glutamine--fructose-6-phosphate transaminase (isomerizing) yields MCGIIGFVGNEDSVNYLIDGLCILENRGYDSAGIATIGKDKVLTATKFASRGTSDAIATLKEHGAAHVGHQVGIGHTRWATHGGKTDANAHPHMDAKNRVAVVHNGVIENYQELRSTLESTGITFRSETDTEVIAQLIGKFLDDGLSLADAVKAALQRLEGTWGLGVLSPLMPDTIITARNGSPIVIGLAPGKAFIASEPAAFGMATRDFISLQNGEMAFVRADGSGLDLTRVEKAADDVITATPAPFPHWTIKEILEQPEAVKRTLNHGARLKDDVSVKLGGLESRAEELLSIRHLVIAACGTSYHAGLYGALAMRAMKSFQTVQVVDASELTMHHFPMNGAGLLVISQSGETKDVHRAVIMAENLGIPSFSIVNAVGSLIARSTKCGVYLNAGREHAVASTKAFVTQVTALELVATWFAEKRDMEVNRRRTLLEDLRRLPTNIQMTFSVREQCQKIAATLINTEHLFVLGKGAGEPIAREGALKIKEITYLHAEGYPGGALKHGPFALITEGTPVILLILNDRHAGLMKTAAEEVKARGARNIIITDEPSLARGIADPNDVIVIPPDGVLTGLLTTVPLQFLAYELAVLKGINPDKPRNLAKAVTVD; encoded by the coding sequence ATGTGTGGCATAATCGGCTTTGTTGGTAACGAAGATAGTGTCAATTATTTAATTGACGGTCTGTGCATCCTGGAAAACCGCGGATATGACTCGGCGGGAATCGCCACGATTGGCAAGGACAAAGTCCTGACCGCTACAAAGTTTGCGAGCCGAGGAACTTCAGACGCTATCGCGACACTCAAAGAGCACGGCGCTGCGCACGTGGGCCATCAGGTTGGAATCGGCCACACGCGCTGGGCCACACACGGGGGCAAGACGGACGCGAACGCCCACCCACACATGGATGCGAAAAATCGCGTGGCTGTTGTTCATAACGGGGTCATCGAAAATTACCAGGAGCTGAGATCGACACTCGAATCAACTGGAATCACGTTCCGATCGGAAACGGATACGGAAGTTATCGCCCAGCTGATCGGCAAATTTCTTGACGACGGCCTGTCGCTTGCGGACGCGGTGAAGGCCGCATTGCAGAGACTGGAGGGCACATGGGGACTTGGTGTCCTCTCCCCCCTCATGCCCGATACGATTATTACTGCGCGAAACGGGAGCCCGATCGTAATCGGCCTTGCTCCCGGAAAAGCATTCATCGCGTCTGAGCCAGCGGCTTTCGGAATGGCGACTCGCGATTTCATCTCTCTGCAAAACGGCGAGATGGCGTTTGTGCGCGCGGACGGCTCAGGACTCGATCTCACTCGAGTAGAAAAAGCAGCTGATGATGTGATCACCGCAACTCCTGCGCCATTCCCCCACTGGACTATCAAAGAAATTCTCGAACAGCCCGAAGCGGTCAAGCGCACACTGAACCACGGCGCTCGGCTAAAGGACGACGTCAGCGTGAAACTCGGCGGACTTGAATCGCGGGCTGAAGAGTTATTGTCCATCCGCCATTTAGTCATCGCCGCGTGCGGAACTAGTTATCACGCAGGATTGTACGGCGCGCTGGCCATGCGAGCCATGAAATCATTTCAAACCGTCCAAGTTGTCGACGCGTCCGAGCTAACCATGCATCACTTCCCCATGAACGGCGCGGGGCTCCTCGTTATTTCGCAATCCGGCGAAACGAAAGATGTGCATCGAGCCGTGATCATGGCGGAGAACCTCGGTATCCCGTCGTTCTCGATTGTGAACGCCGTTGGTTCACTCATTGCGCGCTCGACAAAATGCGGAGTCTACTTAAATGCAGGACGCGAGCATGCTGTAGCTTCAACCAAGGCGTTCGTGACACAGGTCACGGCGCTTGAACTAGTCGCCACCTGGTTCGCAGAAAAGCGCGACATGGAAGTAAACCGGCGTCGCACACTGCTCGAGGATCTGCGACGCCTGCCGACGAACATTCAGATGACATTCTCGGTGCGCGAACAGTGCCAAAAGATCGCCGCGACGCTCATCAATACCGAGCATCTCTTTGTGCTCGGCAAAGGTGCTGGCGAACCGATCGCTCGAGAAGGCGCGCTTAAAATTAAAGAAATTACTTACCTGCACGCTGAAGGCTACCCAGGCGGCGCACTTAAGCACGGACCCTTTGCCCTTATCACAGAAGGCACGCCCGTCATTCTTCTCATCTTAAATGATCGTCATGCAGGCCTCATGAAAACGGCGGCTGAGGAAGTAAAGGCCAGAGGCGCACGAAACATTATCATCACGGACGAGCCTTCTCTTGCTCGAGGAATCGCTGATCCGAATGATGTCATCGTCATCCCACCAGACGGCGTACTGACGGGTCTGCTAACGACAGTGCCGCTTCAATTCCTCGCCTACGAACTCGCAGTATTAAAAGGCATCAATCCGGACAAGCCGAGAAATCTGGCGAAAGCTGTCACCGTTGATTGA
- a CDS encoding ribonucleotide-diphosphate reductase subunit beta encodes MLTPRKVYRPFEYPQYYEYFQKQNQAHWLPTEVPMESDIADYRFRLSKEESNLIIQILRFFTQGDIEVNNNYNQKLIPAFPKPEIKMMLSAFAAMESVHVWAYSYLNDSLGLPEKEYSAFLDFASMKAKYDYIQQFDVHNVEDLATNLAVFGGFMEGVSLFSSFAILMNFPRMGKMKGVGQIVTWSIRDESLHSKGVCHMFRDLMAEHRYLWTDQFRKKLTSACDDMVKLEDNFIDTCFDMGAVAGLKPEDVKQYIRFIADRRLNDLGLDAVYNVNNPLEWLDTMINAKEHANFFESRATEYSKGAVLEDWT; translated from the coding sequence ATGCTGACGCCCCGGAAGGTGTACCGGCCATTTGAATACCCGCAGTACTACGAATATTTCCAGAAACAGAACCAAGCGCATTGGCTGCCAACAGAAGTGCCCATGGAAAGCGACATCGCCGACTATCGGTTCAGACTTAGTAAAGAGGAATCTAACTTGATCATCCAAATCCTCCGCTTTTTCACTCAGGGAGACATTGAGGTGAACAACAATTACAACCAAAAGCTCATTCCGGCCTTCCCAAAGCCGGAAATCAAGATGATGCTTTCGGCCTTTGCGGCCATGGAGAGCGTGCATGTCTGGGCTTATTCGTACTTGAACGACTCGTTAGGTCTCCCGGAGAAGGAGTACTCGGCCTTTCTGGACTTTGCCTCAATGAAGGCTAAATACGATTATATTCAGCAGTTCGATGTTCATAACGTTGAGGACCTTGCCACAAACCTCGCCGTCTTCGGCGGTTTTATGGAGGGCGTAAGCCTCTTTTCTTCTTTCGCTATCCTCATGAACTTCCCGCGCATGGGCAAGATGAAGGGCGTAGGACAGATTGTTACTTGGAGTATTCGTGACGAGAGCCTGCACAGTAAAGGCGTCTGCCACATGTTCCGAGATCTCATGGCCGAGCATCGTTATTTGTGGACAGATCAGTTTAGAAAGAAATTGACGAGTGCTTGTGATGACATGGTTAAACTCGAAGATAACTTCATCGATACTTGTTTTGACATGGGAGCTGTCGCTGGACTCAAGCCTGAGGACGTGAAGCAGTACATTCGTTTCATTGCCGATCGTCGGCTGAATGATCTCGGGCTTGATGCGGTTTATAACGTGAATAATCCTTTGGAATGGCTTGACACCATGATTAATGCCAAAGAGCACGCGAACTTCTTTGAGAGCAGGGCTACGGAATATTCTAAGGGCGCGGTATTAGAAGATTGGACCTAA
- a CDS encoding penicillin-binding protein 2, with protein MKKSASGRSWRISAIRLFFIAFLGTISFKLFSIQVLGASFYNALADGRHTLYEELVPERGRIFVKDFNDPTEYPVATTTQKGFVYADPRKVKDPVVLGTSVAKILSLPGLDEGAELELIASLERADRITDAKDVKKQILEKRGVMLPENIDDIPALFESELKEHPNAVQALIARLSKKDDPYEPVAHGVSQEQLELLKGLGEEALTYDLENARSYPEPDFGGHVLGFLGKDDKTKPKGFYGIEGFFNDFLSGTIGTLYSQVSRSGALLGVGGRQFTPAVDGGDVLLTIDRTVQVKACAILKEAVSRYEAKGGALVIMEPKTGAVIAMCGFPDFDPATYGKVDDFSVYNNPAIFTPYEPGSIIKPLTMAAALDVDAVKPESTFTDTGSVDVDDVTIKNANDKIFGTVSMIEVLEQSINTGMVWTMRHMGRDVLREYFTRYGFGALTGIELKSESTGTIAPLNEPAEVYAATAAFGQGVTMTPIQIVAAFAALANGGTYMKPHIVSEFRHADGTIEQIAPEPVRQVISAHTSTTIGAMLVSVVEYGHGKKAGVPGYYVAGKTGTAQVASHGKYSETAFNGSFAGYAPVHDPKFAMIVKIEEPKDVLFAEATAAPVFGKIAKFLLEYYGIAPERKIE; from the coding sequence ATGAAAAAGAGTGCCTCGGGACGCTCTTGGAGAATAAGCGCCATTCGGCTCTTCTTTATAGCGTTCCTAGGCACTATTAGTTTTAAGCTTTTTTCCATCCAAGTGCTGGGGGCGAGTTTTTATAACGCGCTAGCTGATGGTCGGCATACTTTGTACGAAGAGCTCGTTCCAGAGCGCGGTCGAATTTTTGTGAAAGATTTTAACGACCCCACGGAATACCCGGTCGCCACCACCACTCAGAAAGGCTTTGTCTACGCCGATCCCCGTAAAGTGAAAGACCCGGTGGTGCTCGGGACGAGCGTGGCTAAAATTTTGTCGTTGCCGGGACTTGACGAAGGTGCCGAGCTCGAGTTGATCGCTAGCCTTGAACGGGCTGACAGAATCACGGACGCAAAAGACGTAAAGAAACAAATCTTGGAAAAGCGCGGCGTGATGTTGCCGGAAAACATCGATGATATTCCCGCGTTGTTTGAGTCGGAATTAAAAGAACACCCGAACGCTGTGCAAGCCTTGATTGCTCGGCTTTCTAAGAAAGATGATCCGTATGAGCCTGTCGCCCACGGTGTTTCTCAAGAACAACTTGAGCTTTTAAAAGGGCTAGGCGAGGAGGCCCTCACCTATGACCTTGAAAACGCTCGCTCATACCCCGAACCAGATTTTGGCGGGCATGTGCTTGGTTTCCTAGGGAAGGACGACAAGACCAAGCCGAAAGGCTTTTACGGGATAGAGGGTTTTTTTAACGATTTTTTGTCAGGCACGATCGGGACACTGTACTCGCAGGTTTCTCGTTCCGGCGCCCTTTTAGGTGTAGGCGGCCGGCAATTCACGCCAGCGGTTGACGGTGGTGATGTGCTGTTAACAATTGACCGAACCGTGCAGGTGAAGGCGTGCGCGATCTTAAAGGAAGCCGTCAGCCGTTATGAAGCTAAAGGTGGAGCGCTCGTGATCATGGAGCCAAAAACTGGTGCGGTGATTGCCATGTGCGGCTTCCCAGATTTTGACCCGGCCACATACGGCAAGGTGGACGACTTTTCCGTCTACAACAACCCGGCTATTTTTACGCCGTATGAACCAGGTTCTATTATCAAGCCACTGACCATGGCGGCGGCGCTTGACGTTGACGCGGTCAAGCCAGAAAGCACGTTTACGGATACCGGGAGCGTGGATGTTGACGATGTGACCATTAAGAACGCCAACGACAAAATCTTTGGTACGGTGTCCATGATTGAAGTCCTTGAACAGTCCATTAACACGGGCATGGTTTGGACGATGCGCCACATGGGCCGAGACGTTCTCCGTGAATATTTTACTCGCTACGGCTTCGGCGCGTTGACCGGCATTGAGCTCAAGAGCGAGTCCACGGGAACCATTGCGCCGTTGAATGAACCCGCAGAGGTGTACGCGGCTACAGCTGCCTTCGGACAGGGCGTGACCATGACGCCCATCCAGATTGTCGCCGCCTTCGCTGCCCTGGCTAACGGGGGCACGTACATGAAGCCGCACATTGTGAGCGAATTCCGTCACGCCGATGGAACTATCGAACAGATCGCGCCAGAACCTGTTAGACAAGTTATTTCAGCACACACCTCGACGACTATTGGCGCCATGTTGGTGTCTGTAGTCGAGTATGGGCACGGAAAGAAGGCCGGCGTGCCTGGCTATTACGTAGCCGGAAAAACCGGTACTGCTCAGGTGGCGTCGCACGGCAAGTATTCGGAGACTGCCTTTAACGGTTCGTTTGCTGGTTACGCGCCGGTGCATGATCCTAAGTTCGCCATGATTGTAAAGATTGAGGAACCAAAGGACGTGCTTTTTGCTGAAGCCACGGCTGCGCCGGTCTTCGGCAAGATTGCAAAGTTCCTGCTTGAGTATTACGGGATAGCACCGGAAAGGAAGATAGAGTAA
- a CDS encoding ribonuclease H-like domain-containing protein, giving the protein MNNEVVLDIETQNTFDEVGGYFTDKLKVSLVGVYFYETDTYESYLEPELPKLFARLEKSGRIIGYNSIGFDMPVLNNYYTGNLLNLAQLDMLVHINKALGYRIKLDAVGQATVGIEKSAHGLQAVAWWKEGNIEAIREYCLQDVKVTKEVYEFGRKNGYLLFDDRKGERQAIPVNFAEEKPTTTVNMTLGF; this is encoded by the coding sequence ATGAATAATGAAGTGGTCTTGGACATTGAAACCCAGAATACTTTTGATGAGGTTGGCGGATATTTTACTGATAAATTGAAGGTTTCGCTCGTGGGCGTCTACTTTTACGAGACTGATACGTACGAGTCGTACCTAGAGCCAGAGTTGCCAAAGCTTTTTGCGCGACTCGAAAAGTCTGGCCGCATTATTGGCTACAACTCCATTGGCTTCGACATGCCGGTTTTAAATAACTATTACACGGGCAATTTGTTGAACCTCGCCCAATTGGACATGCTCGTCCATATTAACAAAGCACTCGGCTACAGAATCAAGCTCGACGCCGTTGGCCAGGCTACGGTTGGCATCGAAAAATCCGCGCACGGTCTGCAGGCGGTCGCTTGGTGGAAGGAGGGGAATATTGAGGCTATTCGAGAATACTGTCTGCAAGATGTGAAAGTGACTAAAGAGGTCTACGAGTTCGGTCGGAAGAATGGCTATCTGCTCTTTGACGACCGCAAAGGCGAGCGCCAGGCCATTCCCGTTAACTTTGCCGAGGAGAAGCCAACAACCACCGTTAACATGACGCTCGGGTTTTGA
- a CDS encoding phosphodiester glycosidase family protein produces the protein MKKLVVLLIASAFLSVVAGSVFLLREQLPAGLSRRTLEIDDRHIIFDVIDLTAQGLSMSLMNDPSAPKNVKEWRSKTGADLVVNGAYFDEKSTPTGFYTLNGLSSTTEWPKVEDQQTAASYSFLVEAQDDRLELSYLPDAPRAEAPTNGFLSFPTLIANGQSLVKADTGLRAARTILAEDARGSVYLIIVEQGSISLYEAASWLLSQPEGFTLAGNLDGGPSTGVSYTDGKRIFDEPSAPVPNVIVGSK, from the coding sequence ATGAAAAAACTTGTCGTACTTCTCATAGCATCCGCTTTTCTCTCCGTCGTTGCCGGTTCGGTTTTCTTATTGCGCGAGCAGTTGCCAGCGGGACTCTCACGACGAACGCTTGAGATCGACGATCGGCATATTATTTTTGACGTGATCGACCTCACTGCGCAGGGCCTTTCGATGAGCCTCATGAACGATCCATCAGCGCCGAAGAACGTAAAGGAATGGCGGTCAAAGACGGGCGCAGATCTTGTAGTTAATGGCGCCTATTTTGATGAGAAGAGCACGCCAACGGGCTTTTATACGCTCAACGGTTTGTCGAGCACTACAGAGTGGCCTAAGGTTGAGGACCAGCAAACGGCAGCTAGTTATTCGTTCCTGGTCGAGGCACAAGACGACCGGCTCGAACTTTCCTATCTCCCGGACGCACCGCGCGCCGAGGCTCCCACGAATGGGTTCCTCTCGTTCCCCACGCTTATTGCAAACGGCCAGTCCCTCGTAAAAGCAGATACCGGCCTGCGCGCCGCCCGCACGATCCTCGCCGAAGACGCAAGGGGTAGCGTGTATCTCATCATCGTAGAGCAAGGCAGCATCTCGCTCTATGAGGCCGCCTCATGGCTCCTTAGCCAGCCCGAAGGCTTCACACTGGCCGGTAACCTAGACGGCGGCCCTTCCACCGGCGTTTCATACACAGATGGGAAGAGAATTTTTGACGAGCCGTCAGCTCCGGTGCCGAATGTCATTGTCGGCTCAAAGTAA
- a CDS encoding ribonucleoside-diphosphate reductase subunit alpha has translation MGYPSVIDALSANDLVAARDMLLAEILESTKGKGSWDSEYYLPECREVQDSIVLVPERNKNFTYFGLENFRDRYALRNVAGQVIEDPQMFFARIATGQARGDKAHAQFLYDIMSKNWYLPSSPTLMNIGTKKGLPISCFLNTVPDDLGGIFDIFRENAFLAKYGGGIGTDWSQLRGQNAPLISSGLRSSGVIPFLKIMDSETIAIARNGVRRGAAAAYLRIDHPDIEDFLEMRKPGGDQDRKCMNINNGIVITDEFMQAVEAGKPYNLVDPHSKKVAKELDALTMWRKILSMRAETGEPYMIFIDTVNKARPQHHKDLGLEVRQSNLCTEIVLPTNEKRTAVCCLGSINLERWDEFADQIDAVAYAAVKALDNNLETFCEQADQKEYVKAIFSVKSERSIGFGVMGYHGYLMSKGIPFESVQARLLNKQIFEKFGTAARGASKKLGEERGLPLDGGTQRNSYVTSIQPTASTAFLCGEATPAIEPIAGNAYLQKTLSGSFLVKNRHLENFLEKKGMNTSDVWKRVIADKGSVANLTFLSPEEKAIFRTGYEMNMREIVQQAADRQPYIDQAQSLNVFFQTPVSGKYMNEVHMMAWKLGVKSLYYLRSAAPIEADSIGMASEKRDIANEECAVCQ, from the coding sequence ATGGGTTATCCGAGCGTGATCGATGCTTTGTCTGCGAATGATCTCGTCGCTGCACGCGACATGTTGTTGGCCGAGATTCTTGAGTCGACCAAGGGCAAGGGGAGCTGGGATTCTGAATACTACCTGCCGGAGTGTCGAGAGGTTCAGGACTCGATCGTTCTGGTGCCAGAGCGCAACAAGAACTTTACGTATTTTGGTCTAGAGAACTTCCGTGATCGCTACGCGCTTCGCAATGTTGCAGGGCAGGTGATTGAGGATCCGCAAATGTTTTTTGCCCGCATTGCTACCGGTCAGGCTCGCGGGGATAAAGCTCACGCGCAGTTTCTGTATGACATCATGAGCAAGAACTGGTACTTGCCGTCTTCGCCTACGCTCATGAACATTGGGACAAAGAAGGGCCTTCCAATTTCTTGTTTTTTGAACACAGTGCCGGATGACCTCGGCGGGATTTTCGACATCTTCCGCGAGAACGCTTTCCTTGCTAAGTACGGAGGAGGCATTGGTACCGATTGGTCACAGTTGCGCGGACAGAACGCACCGCTTATTTCGTCGGGCCTTCGTTCATCCGGCGTTATTCCGTTCTTGAAGATCATGGATTCGGAAACGATCGCGATTGCTCGTAATGGCGTGCGTCGAGGTGCGGCTGCTGCGTATTTGCGCATCGATCATCCGGATATCGAAGACTTCCTAGAAATGCGCAAGCCAGGTGGAGACCAGGACCGCAAGTGCATGAACATTAATAACGGCATTGTTATTACTGATGAGTTCATGCAGGCAGTTGAGGCTGGTAAGCCGTATAACCTCGTCGACCCGCACTCGAAGAAGGTCGCGAAAGAGCTGGACGCGTTGACCATGTGGCGCAAGATCTTGTCTATGCGCGCCGAAACGGGCGAACCGTACATGATTTTCATTGATACTGTTAATAAGGCTCGGCCACAGCACCATAAAGATTTAGGGCTTGAGGTACGCCAGAGTAACTTGTGTACGGAAATCGTTTTGCCAACTAATGAGAAGCGCACGGCTGTTTGTTGTTTGGGCTCGATCAACTTGGAACGCTGGGATGAATTCGCTGATCAGATTGACGCAGTGGCTTATGCAGCCGTGAAAGCGCTCGACAATAATCTTGAAACATTCTGCGAGCAGGCTGACCAAAAAGAATACGTGAAGGCTATTTTCTCCGTGAAGAGCGAGCGTTCTATCGGCTTTGGCGTCATGGGCTACCATGGATATTTGATGAGCAAGGGGATTCCCTTCGAGTCCGTGCAGGCTCGGTTGCTGAACAAACAAATCTTCGAGAAGTTCGGCACGGCAGCGCGTGGTGCGTCAAAGAAGCTAGGCGAAGAGAGGGGTTTGCCACTTGATGGCGGCACCCAGCGCAACAGCTATGTGACGAGCATTCAACCGACCGCTTCTACTGCCTTCTTGTGCGGTGAAGCAACGCCAGCTATCGAACCAATTGCTGGAAACGCATACCTCCAAAAGACTTTGTCGGGTAGCTTCCTGGTAAAGAACCGCCACCTGGAGAATTTCCTCGAAAAGAAGGGGATGAACACATCAGACGTTTGGAAGCGTGTTATTGCGGATAAAGGCAGTGTGGCGAACCTGACGTTCCTCTCGCCAGAAGAGAAGGCTATCTTCCGCACTGGTTACGAGATGAACATGCGGGAAATTGTGCAGCAGGCCGCCGATCGCCAGCCATATATCGATCAAGCTCAGTCTTTGAACGTGTTCTTCCAGACCCCGGTGTCAGGCAAGTACATGAATGAAGTACACATGATGGCGTGGAAGCTGGGTGTGAAGTCCCTCTACTACCTCCGCTCTGCGGCGCCCATTGAGGCAGACTCCATCGGCATGGCTTCTGAAAAGCGCGATATTGCGAATGAAGAATGCGCCGTTTGCCAATAA